One window of the Arthrobacter sp. D5-1 genome contains the following:
- a CDS encoding FAD binding domain-containing protein yields the protein MDMNTIEAVVPTTDPAQWRDGDAWLAGGTVLFSYGSTVLKRLLDLGQAGWPAVTVTDKGIELAATCTVAQLYALPQTAEAASREWPGLALIRPCCDSFVASFKIWNMSTVGGNICTGLPAGPMTSLCAGLDGIATILSADGTSREVPVADVVTGDMQTDLAPGELLRSIHLPAGALSARVAFRRLSLSNLGRSGVLLIGRLDPDGALVITVTASTKRPVQLRFPAGQVPDAGTLADAVGESIPWPLYHDDIHGLPAWRRDMTFKLAEEIRAELLGEPMTVSGDFWPPHNTSPQPSTQPAPSTTQQKEAPNGN from the coding sequence ATGGACATGAACACCATCGAGGCCGTGGTCCCCACCACGGACCCCGCACAATGGCGCGACGGCGATGCCTGGCTCGCCGGTGGCACGGTCCTTTTCTCCTACGGAAGCACCGTCCTCAAACGGCTTCTTGACCTTGGCCAGGCCGGCTGGCCCGCCGTGACCGTGACGGACAAGGGCATCGAACTCGCCGCCACCTGCACCGTTGCGCAGCTGTACGCCTTGCCGCAAACTGCCGAAGCAGCCAGCCGTGAATGGCCTGGCTTGGCCTTGATCCGCCCTTGCTGCGACTCGTTCGTGGCTTCGTTCAAGATCTGGAACATGTCCACGGTGGGCGGCAATATTTGCACCGGCCTCCCGGCAGGGCCCATGACGTCGTTGTGCGCCGGACTGGACGGCATCGCCACCATCCTCAGTGCGGATGGCACCAGCCGGGAAGTTCCGGTGGCCGACGTCGTTACAGGGGATATGCAGACTGACCTGGCGCCGGGAGAGCTGCTGCGCAGTATCCATCTCCCCGCCGGCGCCCTTTCCGCGAGGGTTGCCTTCCGGCGTTTGTCCCTCAGCAACCTCGGGCGCTCAGGCGTGCTGCTGATCGGACGGCTCGACCCCGACGGCGCCTTGGTCATCACTGTGACTGCCTCGACCAAAAGGCCGGTACAACTGAGGTTCCCTGCCGGGCAGGTTCCCGACGCCGGGACGTTGGCTGACGCCGTCGGCGAATCAATTCCCTGGCCGCTGTACCACGACGATATCCACGGGCTCCCCGCTTGGCGCCGCGACATGACGTTCAAGCTGGCCGAAGAAATCCGGGCGGAACTGCTGGGCGAGCCCATGACCGTGTCCGGCGATTTCTGGCCGCCACACAACACCTCGCCCCAGCCGTCCACGCAGCCCGCACCATCCACCACCCAGCAGAAGGAGGCCCCGAATGGCAATTGA
- a CDS encoding XdhC/CoxI family protein, which produces MLDLMPSLGSWRPAVSGQRCAVATIVGTGGSVPRPMGTSMMVSEHGEILGSLSGGCVEGAVVEAALEAMRDGGPRLESFGYSSEDAFAAGLTCGGELEVHIQPLGAGSPELSVFTELSVLSGLSSFKGQSTTAHPSEAQPSVAPPAVALIRRLDAAGGVVVVHDPVRFRAMESEELAKLVGDHPSTLFAAAAQVEPLLQGGRAGLVRLAPPEGCIDGWVTTDRWAAEHQEEETQPEPITLFVESRLPAARMLIFGANDFGAALLPAGQLLGYNVTLCDARPAFARQSRFAGADQVVTDWPHRYLEAEAAARRIDNRTVVCVLTHDPKFDIPLLETALRFNLAYVGAMGSRRSHRQRVDALLEAGTTPESLERLHSPIGLDLGAVTPAEVAVSITAEIVAERGAAAQERGGSAAGKTPGFPSLKDSIGPIHPAPIHPAPQHLTQEDPWT; this is translated from the coding sequence ATGCTGGATCTGATGCCTTCACTGGGCAGCTGGCGGCCTGCGGTCTCCGGCCAGCGATGTGCTGTGGCCACGATCGTAGGGACCGGCGGCTCCGTGCCGCGGCCCATGGGGACCTCCATGATGGTCTCCGAACATGGCGAAATACTGGGCAGCCTGTCCGGAGGCTGCGTGGAAGGTGCCGTGGTGGAAGCGGCCCTGGAAGCAATGCGCGACGGCGGCCCCCGCCTTGAGTCGTTCGGCTACAGTTCCGAGGACGCCTTCGCTGCAGGGCTCACCTGTGGAGGAGAACTGGAAGTCCACATCCAGCCGCTCGGAGCAGGCTCTCCGGAACTTTCCGTTTTCACTGAACTTTCGGTTTTATCCGGACTGTCATCCTTCAAAGGCCAGTCCACCACGGCACACCCTTCCGAAGCCCAGCCTTCCGTGGCCCCTCCTGCCGTGGCGCTGATCCGCAGGCTGGATGCGGCGGGCGGTGTCGTCGTCGTGCATGATCCTGTGAGGTTCCGCGCGATGGAATCGGAAGAACTGGCCAAGCTGGTGGGAGACCATCCCTCCACACTCTTCGCGGCCGCCGCGCAGGTGGAGCCGCTGCTCCAGGGCGGACGTGCCGGCTTGGTCCGGCTCGCTCCGCCGGAGGGCTGCATCGATGGCTGGGTCACCACGGACAGGTGGGCAGCTGAGCACCAGGAAGAGGAAACCCAGCCCGAGCCCATCACACTATTCGTCGAAAGCCGCTTGCCGGCCGCGCGGATGCTGATCTTTGGTGCCAACGACTTTGGCGCCGCGTTGCTCCCCGCCGGACAACTGCTCGGCTACAACGTCACCCTCTGCGATGCCCGGCCTGCCTTCGCCCGGCAAAGCCGCTTCGCGGGGGCAGACCAAGTTGTCACTGATTGGCCGCACCGCTATCTGGAAGCCGAAGCAGCGGCCCGCCGCATCGATAACCGGACTGTGGTGTGCGTCCTGACCCATGACCCCAAGTTTGATATTCCCTTGCTGGAGACGGCACTCCGGTTCAACCTGGCCTACGTCGGGGCGATGGGATCACGTAGAAGCCATCGCCAGCGCGTCGACGCTTTGCTCGAGGCCGGCACGACGCCGGAGTCCTTGGAACGGCTGCATTCACCTATCGGACTGGACCTTGGCGCCGTGACCCCCGCGGAAGTAGCGGTATCCATTACGGCGGAAATCGTGGCGGAACGCGGGGCGGCCGCCCAGGAGCGAGGGGGCAGTGCGGCCGGAAAGACCCCGGGCTTCCCTTCACTCAAGGACAGCATTGGCCCGATTCACCCGGCTCCGATCCACCCAGCACCTCAACACCTCACTCAGGAGGACCCATGGACATGA